A single window of Canis lupus familiaris isolate Mischka breed German Shepherd chromosome 7, alternate assembly UU_Cfam_GSD_1.0, whole genome shotgun sequence DNA harbors:
- the C7H1orf53 gene encoding uncharacterized protein C1orf53 homolog, protein MAARRGPALALASLGRRPAPLGVGGRCPRARGAALGSAPGGGRGGPAPRSPEGPAGAERRPASEELTAAERRIADLHAAACASGQLNYVDPATGYVVLTQLAHLERGECCGSACRHCPYGQVNVKDPSKRKKFNSYFYV, encoded by the exons ATGGCGGCCCGGCGGGGCCCGGCGCTCGCGCTCGCCAGCCTCGGACGGCGGCCCGCGCCGCTCGGGGTCGGAGGCCGGTGCCCGCGGGCCCGCGGCGCGGCTCTGGGCTCCGCTCCCGGGGGAGGCCGCGgaggccccgcgccccgctcgcCGGAAGGACCGGCCGGCGCGGAGAGGCGCCCGGCGAGCGAAGAGTTAACGGCGGCCGAGCGGCGGATCGCGGACCTGCACGCCGCCGCCTGCGCg TCTGGCCAGTTAAACTATGTGGATCCAGCTACTGGCTATGTTGTGCTCACGCAGCTCGCCCACTTGGAGAGAGGTGAATGCTGTGGCTCTGCCTGCAGACAC TGTCCCTATGGTCAAGTCAATGTTAAAGATCCatctaaaaggaagaaattcaatTCGTATTTTTATGTTTGA